The Desulfobotulus mexicanus genome has a segment encoding these proteins:
- a CDS encoding efflux RND transporter permease subunit has translation MIVPRTAVKKRTTVMVLIFLLLIVGSYSYNTLPRESTPDISIPYVFVSTSYKGVAASDIETSITIPIEKKLRGMKGVKKVTSISSEGLSQVNIEFLPNTDINIALQDVRNKVDEAKGELPTDLEDDPAVFEVNFSEFPIVVFSLSGTSGIARLKEIADDLKDAIETIPGILEVEITGGLEREIVIEMDPDKLAYYRIPITAFQDAVARENINTSGGAITLGHGRYQIQVPGEFSTPEEILMLVVATQENRPIYLKDVARVLDDFKEETSRSRIDGRPSVNISVKKRSGENIIGITEEIDRLIEIEKRSWPEGTEIIKTMDAAKDIRSMVADLENNILSGLVLVVVILFFALGGRNALLVAMAVPFSMLITFSVLYALGITLNMVVLFSLTLALGMMVDNTIVIIENIYRFMEQGVPRFQAAIRASAEVAWPIIGATLTTLAAFMPLLFWPGVMGEFMKYLPQTLIITLSSSLFVALVINPALASFFMRVKGKKESPENGKLNGVSIPEGGEEPVRIEGTILNTYRGLMETALDNRIIMIITAFMVLVLLFFFWLLRVGLERPVEFFPSVDPGNIYVNFRMPEGADLEYIDHVIKRAEMAIARKKFSSEKNLEPITAESYASTLSPVTHTTRTGKTFSGPSDFDNIEHIYAKAVSGPSLSMFGGTSPNHIGIQFIDLEERKTPTPETMEAIRQRLQHIPGAYITVQEQDEGPPTGPPINIEITGDDFRMLGSLARQVEDLIRKVPHVRDVENDYIESIPSIEVRIDRQKAALFGLSTASIGSALKTAYNGMEVSTYREGDEDFDITVRLPEQDRKGSEVLKKLMISAPSGQLVPLSTLAEFSYSGTMGNIVRINHERVVTVKAEVDESRMPGATARLYAEKLMKEVPMPHGYSYRFTGEEEEQQESQEFLSKAFLAALLFIFLILVSLFNSVTQPLIIMTSVILSLGGVFLGLTVLNLPFGIIMSGVGVISLAGVVVNNAIVLIDYINRLKEKGYAIREAVIAGGATRLRPVLLTAITTSLGLIPMVTGISYDFRNLSLSLVSESSQWWRSMAIVVIFGLLVSTFLTLVVVPVLYSLIHSIQDKWKQVVEKYT, from the coding sequence ATGATCGTACCAAGAACTGCCGTCAAAAAACGCACCACAGTGATGGTTCTGATTTTTCTGCTGCTGATCGTAGGCAGCTACAGCTACAACACCCTGCCACGAGAAAGTACGCCGGATATTTCCATACCCTATGTCTTTGTTTCCACATCGTACAAGGGAGTTGCAGCCTCAGACATTGAAACCAGCATCACCATACCCATTGAAAAAAAGCTCCGGGGCATGAAAGGAGTCAAAAAGGTTACATCCATAAGCTCCGAGGGCCTCTCCCAGGTCAACATTGAATTCCTTCCCAATACGGATATCAATATTGCCCTGCAGGATGTACGCAACAAGGTGGATGAAGCCAAGGGCGAACTGCCAACAGACCTTGAGGATGATCCGGCTGTTTTTGAGGTGAATTTTTCGGAATTCCCCATAGTGGTTTTTTCCCTTTCCGGAACATCGGGGATTGCCCGCTTAAAGGAAATTGCCGATGACCTCAAAGATGCCATAGAAACCATACCCGGCATTCTTGAAGTGGAGATCACAGGCGGACTGGAACGGGAAATTGTCATTGAAATGGACCCGGACAAGCTGGCCTATTACCGCATACCCATCACCGCATTTCAAGATGCCGTTGCCAGAGAAAACATCAACACATCCGGCGGTGCCATTACCCTTGGGCATGGACGGTATCAGATCCAGGTTCCCGGAGAGTTCAGCACGCCCGAAGAAATTCTCATGCTGGTGGTAGCCACCCAGGAAAATCGTCCCATCTACCTGAAGGATGTCGCAAGGGTGCTGGATGATTTCAAAGAAGAGACCAGCCGTTCCCGCATTGACGGCAGACCTTCGGTGAACATATCCGTAAAAAAACGTTCCGGTGAAAACATTATCGGGATTACCGAAGAGATCGACCGGCTCATTGAAATAGAAAAGCGCTCATGGCCTGAAGGTACTGAAATCATCAAGACCATGGATGCAGCCAAGGATATCCGCTCCATGGTGGCGGATCTTGAAAATAACATCCTTTCAGGTCTGGTGCTGGTGGTGGTGATCCTTTTCTTTGCCCTTGGCGGACGAAATGCACTTCTCGTGGCCATGGCCGTACCCTTTTCCATGCTCATAACATTTAGCGTGCTGTATGCTCTGGGCATTACCCTGAACATGGTGGTACTTTTCAGCTTAACCCTTGCTCTGGGAATGATGGTGGACAACACCATTGTCATAATAGAAAACATCTACCGCTTCATGGAACAGGGCGTTCCCCGTTTTCAGGCCGCCATCCGTGCCAGTGCGGAAGTGGCCTGGCCCATCATCGGTGCCACCCTCACCACCCTTGCCGCCTTCATGCCCCTTCTTTTCTGGCCCGGCGTCATGGGCGAATTCATGAAATACCTCCCCCAGACCCTGATCATCACCCTTTCTTCCAGTCTTTTTGTGGCTCTGGTGATCAATCCGGCACTGGCATCCTTTTTCATGCGGGTAAAGGGAAAAAAAGAAAGCCCTGAAAACGGCAAACTCAATGGTGTATCAATCCCCGAAGGAGGCGAAGAACCCGTCCGCATCGAGGGTACCATTCTCAATACCTATCGGGGACTCATGGAAACGGCGCTGGATAACCGCATTATCATGATCATTACCGCCTTCATGGTGCTGGTCTTACTCTTCTTTTTCTGGCTGCTCCGGGTAGGCCTTGAAAGACCCGTGGAATTTTTCCCTTCGGTGGATCCCGGAAACATCTACGTCAATTTCCGTATGCCCGAAGGTGCGGATCTGGAATACATAGACCATGTGATAAAAAGGGCGGAAATGGCCATTGCCCGCAAAAAATTCAGCAGTGAGAAAAATCTTGAACCTATTACAGCTGAAAGCTATGCCAGCACCCTGAGCCCTGTCACCCATACCACCCGCACGGGAAAAACCTTTTCCGGTCCCAGCGATTTTGACAACATTGAGCACATCTACGCCAAGGCCGTATCCGGTCCCTCCCTGTCCATGTTCGGCGGCACCAGCCCTAATCACATAGGCATTCAGTTCATTGATCTGGAGGAGCGGAAAACCCCAACACCTGAAACCATGGAAGCCATACGACAGCGCCTGCAGCACATTCCCGGTGCTTACATCACCGTACAGGAACAGGATGAAGGCCCGCCCACGGGTCCACCCATCAATATTGAAATAACCGGAGATGATTTCAGGATGCTGGGTTCCCTTGCCCGTCAGGTGGAAGATCTCATCAGAAAAGTACCCCATGTGCGGGATGTGGAAAACGACTACATCGAATCCATTCCATCCATAGAAGTCCGTATAGACAGGCAGAAGGCCGCCCTTTTCGGTCTTTCCACAGCATCCATCGGGTCCGCCCTTAAAACCGCCTACAACGGTATGGAAGTATCCACCTATCGCGAAGGGGATGAAGATTTCGACATCACCGTACGTCTGCCCGAACAGGACAGAAAGGGCAGCGAGGTTTTAAAGAAACTTATGATATCAGCCCCGTCCGGTCAGCTGGTTCCACTGAGCACACTGGCAGAATTCAGCTATTCCGGCACTATGGGCAATATTGTACGCATCAACCACGAGCGTGTGGTGACGGTGAAGGCAGAGGTGGACGAAAGCAGAATGCCCGGTGCCACTGCACGACTCTATGCGGAAAAACTGATGAAAGAAGTTCCCATGCCCCATGGCTACAGCTACAGATTCACAGGCGAGGAGGAAGAGCAGCAGGAATCCCAGGAATTTCTTTCCAAGGCCTTTCTGGCAGCCCTGCTCTTTATTTTCCTGATCCTTGTCAGCCTTTTCAATTCCGTCACCCAGCCGCTAATAATAATGACCTCGGTTATTCTTTCCTTAGGCGGTGTTTTTCTGGGGCTTACGGTTTTAAATCTTCCCTTCGGGATTATTATGAGTGGTGTGGGGGTTATATCTCTGGCAGGGGTGGTGGTGAATAACGCCATTGTCCTCATAGACTACATCAACCGGCTCAAGGAAAAGGGCTATGCCATCCGGGAAGCGGTCATTGCCGGTGGTGCCACCCGTCTGCGACCCGTGCTGCTGACGGCCATCACCACCTCTTTAGGATTGATTCCCATGGTAACGGGCATATCCTACGACTTCAGAAACTTAAGCCTCTCCCTTGTCAGCGAATCCTCCCAGTGGTGGAGGTCCATGGCCATAGTGGTTATATTTGGCCTGTTGGTATCCACCTTCCTCACTCTGGTTGTGGTGCCTGTTCTATATTCCCTGATCCACAGTATTCAGGATAAATGGAAGCAGGTTGTGGAAAAATACACCTGA
- a CDS encoding efflux RND transporter periplasmic adaptor subunit: MPEEKTTFKSPWFSKIPLLVLLLMLILVITMAMAVSRKGERLAEERSTASAQEETGTNVVVLVLHPSEISDRINLPGIISPWVRLTVSAEVAGKVADRLAEEGSHIKAGTALYRLDERDYRNSYNAAKAAFETARASHGRLRELHDEKLASRSLLDTAVAELERTRSAMETARLQLDRCLIEADMDGVLNRMLAEPGQFVSVGDPVAEILKLNPVKVTVGIPESDIHAVRGVDTFSVRIDALGGQTFTGTLHRFSRSAEGMARLYDMEIRIENPDEVILPDMFARVDIVKKSSPMALTLPIYAVISSGNTHSVFVDDKGRAEKREVTLGVQEGWQVEILSGLTKGERVVVVGQRDLRDGQSLSIIKEIHDTGEL; the protein is encoded by the coding sequence ATGCCCGAAGAAAAAACAACGTTCAAAAGCCCATGGTTCAGCAAAATACCCCTTCTGGTTCTTTTGCTGATGTTAATCCTTGTAATTACCATGGCCATGGCCGTGTCCCGCAAGGGGGAACGACTGGCCGAAGAGCGCAGTACGGCATCGGCTCAGGAAGAAACTGGAACCAATGTGGTTGTTCTCGTTCTTCACCCCTCTGAAATCAGCGACCGCATCAACCTTCCCGGCATAATAAGCCCCTGGGTGCGCCTCACCGTCAGTGCAGAAGTTGCAGGAAAAGTTGCCGACCGGCTGGCGGAGGAAGGCAGTCACATCAAAGCAGGAACAGCTTTGTACCGTCTGGATGAGCGGGATTATCGCAACAGCTACAATGCGGCCAAAGCCGCCTTTGAAACGGCCAGAGCATCCCACGGTCGTCTCAGGGAGCTGCACGATGAAAAACTGGCCAGCCGATCCCTTCTGGATACGGCTGTGGCGGAACTGGAACGGACCCGGTCTGCCATGGAAACGGCCAGACTTCAGCTGGATCGCTGCCTCATTGAAGCGGACATGGACGGCGTTCTAAACCGTATGCTCGCTGAACCGGGGCAATTTGTGTCTGTGGGCGATCCTGTGGCTGAAATCCTCAAGCTCAATCCCGTCAAAGTTACCGTCGGCATTCCCGAATCCGATATCCATGCCGTGCGCGGAGTGGATACTTTCAGCGTCCGCATCGATGCCCTGGGAGGCCAGACCTTCACTGGCACCCTGCACCGTTTTTCCCGATCCGCAGAGGGTATGGCAAGACTCTATGATATGGAAATCCGCATTGAAAATCCGGACGAAGTTATTCTTCCTGACATGTTTGCAAGGGTGGACATAGTCAAAAAAAGCAGTCCCATGGCCCTGACGCTGCCCATCTATGCTGTAATTTCATCGGGAAATACCCATTCCGTATTTGTGGATGACAAGGGCCGGGCCGAAAAGCGTGAGGTCACCTTAGGTGTACAGGAAGGATGGCAGGTGGAGATTCTTTCCGGCCTCACCAAAGGGGAAAGGGTGGTGGTGGTGGGCCAGAGGGATCTCAGAGACGGCCAGTCGCTCAGCATCATTAAAGAAATCCATGATACCGGGGAACTCTGA
- a CDS encoding YigZ family protein produces the protein MSPLFYPLRKAEAETEVRKSRFLSFLFPCKKEDEVREQIRAMKAAHKNAAHVVHAFVLGQREPLMRGMSDDGEPSGTAGRPVMALVEGRGLVNILLVVVRYFGGIKLGTGGLVKAYADAAMAVLEKAELAAFIEEKEVEIVFPYTLQGAVSGCLASEKIIISDEAYGEEVRMTLRIPEEKEDILRQKLRDCSSGRVFF, from the coding sequence ATGTCCCCCTTGTTTTATCCGCTGAGAAAAGCGGAAGCGGAAACGGAAGTCAGAAAATCCCGTTTTCTTTCCTTTCTTTTTCCCTGCAAGAAAGAAGATGAGGTAAGGGAGCAGATCAGAGCCATGAAGGCTGCACATAAAAACGCCGCCCATGTGGTGCATGCCTTTGTGCTTGGCCAAAGGGAGCCTCTGATGCGGGGAATGTCCGATGACGGGGAGCCGTCCGGAACGGCGGGAAGACCTGTAATGGCCCTTGTGGAGGGCAGGGGACTTGTGAATATTCTGCTGGTGGTTGTGCGTTATTTCGGAGGCATAAAGCTTGGAACGGGTGGTTTGGTCAAAGCCTATGCGGATGCGGCCATGGCTGTGCTGGAAAAGGCGGAATTGGCTGCCTTCATCGAAGAAAAAGAAGTTGAAATTGTTTTTCCCTATACCCTGCAGGGTGCCGTTTCTGGCTGCCTTGCATCTGAAAAAATTATCATCAGCGATGAAGCCTATGGTGAAGAGGTCCGGATGACCCTGCGTATCCCGGAAGAAAAAGAGGATATCCTGCGTCAAAAGCTCAGGGATTGCAGCAGTGGTCGTGTTTTTTTCTGA